The following coding sequences are from one Equus przewalskii isolate Varuska chromosome 23, EquPr2, whole genome shotgun sequence window:
- the SLC30A1 gene encoding proton-coupled zinc antiporter SLC30A1, which yields MGCWGRNRGRLLCMLMLTFMFMVLEVVVSRVTSSLAMLSDSFHMLSDVLALVVALVAERFARRTHATQKNTFGWIRAEVMGALVNAIFLTGLCFAILLEAIERFIEPHEMQQPLVVLGVGVAGLVVNVLGLCLFHHHSGFGNDSGHGHSHGGHGHGLPKGVRGKSSRSGGSDNSVTPGEQRPDQEETNTLVSNSSNSNGLKLDRTDPEKSRNDATEVQVNGNLIREPDLVELEDDDKAGQLNMRGVFLHVFGDALGSVIVVVNALVFYFSWKRCPEGEFCVNPCTPDPCKAFVEIINGTHATVYEAGPCWVLYLDPTLCIVMVCILLYTTYPLLKESALILLQTVPKQIDIKNLIKELRNVEGVEEVHELHVWQLAGSRIIATAHIKCEDPASYMQVAKIIKDVFHNHGIHATTIQPEFASVGSKSSVVPCELACRTQCALKQCCGTRPQAHSGKDAEKAPTVSISCLELSDNLEKPRRTKVESIPAVVIEIKKMPNKQPESSL from the exons ATGGGGTGCTGGGGTCGGAACCGGGGCCGGCTGCTGTGCATGCTGATGCTGACCTTCATGTTCATGGTGCTGGAGGTGGTGGTGAGCCGGGTGACCTCGTCGCTGGCGATGCTCTCCGACTCCTTCCACATGCTGTCGGACGTGCTGGCGCTGGTGGTGGCGCTGGTGGCCGAGCGCTTCGCCCGGCGGACCCACGCCACCCAGAAGAACACGTTCGGCTGGATCCGGGCCGAGGTGATGGGGGCCCTGGTGAACGCCATCTTCCTGACCGGCCTCTGCTTCGCCATCCTCCTGGAGGCCATCGAGCGCTTCATCGAGCCGCACGAGATGCAGCAGCCGCTGGTGGTCCTCGGGGTCGGCGTGGCGGGGCTGGTGGTCAACGTGCTGgggctctgcctcttccaccatCACAGCGGCTTCGGCAACGACTCCGGCCACGGCCACTCGCACGGGGGTCACGGCCACGGCCTCCCCAAGGGGGTCCGCGGCAAGAGCAGCCGCTCCGGGGGCAGCGACAACAGCGTGACCCCGGGCGAGCAGAGGCCTGACCAGGAGGAGACCAACACCCTGGTGTCCAATAGTAGCAACTCCAACGGGCTGAAACTGGACCGGACAG atCCAGAAAAGTCCAGAAATGATGCAACGGAAGTACAGGTGAATGGGAATCTTATCAGAGAACCTGACCTTGTGGAATTGGAAGATGACGATAAGGCCGGACAACTCAACATGCGTGGAGTTTTTCTGCATGTCTTTGGAGATGCTTTGGGTTCAGTGATTGTAGTAGTAAATGCCTTGGTCTTTTACTTTTCTTGGAAACGTTGTCCTGAGGGGGAGTTCTGTGTGAACCCGTGTACCCCCGACCCCTGCAAAGCATTTGTAGAAATAATTAATGGTACTCATGCAACAGTTTATGAGGCTGGTCCTTGCTGGGTGCTATATTTAGACCCAACTCTTTGCATTGTGATGGTTTGTATACTTCTTTACACAACTTATCCATTACTTAAGGAATCTGCTCTCATTCTTCTACAAACTGTTCCTAAACAAATTGATATCAAAAATTTGATTAAAGAACTTCGAAATGTTGAAGGCGTTGAGGAAGTTCATGAATTACATGTTTGGCAGCTGGCTGGAAGCAGAATCATTGCCACCGCTCACATAAAATGTGAAGACCCGGCATCGTACATGCAGGTGGCTAAAATCATTAAGGACGTTTTTCATAATCACGGAATTCACGCTACCACCATTCAGCCTGAATTTGCTAGTGTAGGCTCTAAATCAAGTGTAGTCCCGTGTGAACTTGCCTGCAGAACTCAGTGTGCTTTGAAGCAATGTTGTGGGACACGGCCACAAGCCCATTCTGGAAAGGACGCAGAAAAGGCTCCGACAGTTAGCATTTCTTGTCTAGAACTTAGTGACAATCTAGAGAAGCCCAGGAGGACTAAAGTTGAAAGCATCCCTGCTGTTGtgatagagattaaaaaaatgccAAACAAACAACCTGAATCATCTTTGTGA